A section of the Paenibacillus aurantius genome encodes:
- a CDS encoding SRPBCC family protein: MEDLKYVMYIGAKPEKVWEAFVSPEGVKALFFGCRLESTFEVGAPYRYVGPGNDGDETVHVYGEVLAFEPGRIMSYTEHAGPSYRENHAELETRVTLTLEEVGGCTKLTLVNDRWPDSHPSYENTKESWPMILSNAKSYVETGKTLDFGW; encoded by the coding sequence ATGGAAGATCTCAAGTATGTGATGTATATCGGGGCTAAGCCTGAGAAGGTATGGGAAGCCTTCGTTTCGCCGGAAGGAGTCAAAGCGCTGTTCTTTGGCTGCCGGCTCGAATCCACCTTCGAGGTGGGGGCTCCGTACCGGTATGTCGGGCCTGGGAATGACGGGGACGAGACCGTTCATGTGTATGGCGAGGTGCTGGCCTTCGAGCCGGGGCGGATCATGAGCTATACGGAGCATGCGGGACCGTCCTACCGGGAGAATCATGCCGAGCTGGAGACACGGGTGACGCTGACCTTGGAAGAGGTTGGTGGCTGCACGAAGCTTACGCTCGTGAACGACCGGTGGCCGGACAGCCATCCTTCCTACGAGAACACGAAAGAAAGCTGGCCCATGATTCTGAGCAACGCCAAATCCTATGTGGAAACCGGCAAGACGCTCGATTTTGGCTGGTAG
- the csaA gene encoding chaperone CsaA: MATIDDLMKLDIRVGTIRKAEFFAKAKVPAIKLEIDFGQEIGVKTSSAQITKRYTAEEIIGRQVIGVVNFPPRRIAGFDSEVLVLGGVPEKGDVVLLKPDLQLPDGTPIA, encoded by the coding sequence ATGGCAACGATTGATGATTTAATGAAACTGGATATTCGGGTGGGAACGATTAGGAAAGCGGAGTTTTTCGCAAAAGCCAAAGTACCGGCAATCAAACTTGAGATTGATTTTGGCCAAGAAATCGGAGTCAAAACGTCCAGTGCCCAAATTACAAAAAGATACACAGCTGAAGAGATTATAGGGCGGCAAGTAATCGGGGTAGTCAATTTTCCCCCGCGCCGGATAGCCGGGTTTGATTCCGAGGTGTTGGTGCTTGGGGGAGTTCCGGAGAAGGGCGATGTCGTTTTACTAAAGCCTGATTTACAGTTGCCCGATGGCACACCGATAGCGTAA
- the catA gene encoding type A chloramphenicol O-acetyltransferase — MNFHPIDLDTWARKPYYEHYGNRVRCTYSMTADLDITRLQSERKSRGIRLYPALIYMIAKVVNRHREFRTCLDAEGRLGVWEQMSPGFTIFHEDDKTFSSIWTPFHEEFGPFYEGYLRQMEAYRKAKGLFPDPAEPPNTFPISSIPWVSFTGFNLNIYNEGAYLLPIFTVGQFRRQDDRIRLPVSVQFHHAVCDGYHAGVCFQELQELAEGCPSWLAGPSSL, encoded by the coding sequence ATGAATTTTCATCCGATCGATCTCGATACCTGGGCCCGAAAACCTTATTATGAGCACTATGGGAACCGCGTAAGATGCACCTACAGCATGACCGCCGATCTGGACATCACTCGGCTGCAGAGCGAACGGAAAAGCAGGGGAATCCGGCTGTATCCCGCTCTGATCTACATGATCGCGAAGGTCGTTAACCGCCACCGCGAATTTCGAACCTGCTTGGATGCGGAGGGAAGGCTGGGCGTCTGGGAGCAGATGTCTCCCGGCTTCACCATCTTCCATGAGGACGATAAGACTTTCTCCAGTATTTGGACTCCGTTCCACGAGGAGTTTGGACCATTCTACGAGGGTTACCTTCGACAGATGGAAGCGTACCGAAAGGCGAAGGGCCTCTTCCCGGATCCGGCCGAGCCGCCGAATACGTTTCCCATTTCCAGCATCCCTTGGGTGAGCTTCACGGGATTTAACCTGAATATTTACAATGAGGGAGCTTATCTGCTGCCCATCTTTACCGTTGGTCAGTTCCGCAGGCAGGACGACCGGATTAGGCTGCCTGTATCGGTGCAGTTCCATCATGCCGTTTGCGACGGCTACCATGCCGGGGTGTGCTTTCAGGAGCTTCAAGAATTAGCCGAGGGCTGTCCGAGCTGGCTGGCCGGTCCGTCCTCCCTGTAA
- a CDS encoding ArsR/SmtB family transcription factor — translation MSENNRLRDVFDAIADPTRRRLIRLLAEAKELPLHELTEQFPMGRTAVSKHLTILKEAGLVVDRKVGRETRFRLNAAPLREIQDWVSFYSQFWNANLLRLNQLLEEEEE, via the coding sequence GTGAGCGAGAACAACCGGCTGCGGGATGTATTTGACGCGATTGCGGATCCGACCAGGCGCCGGCTGATTCGTCTGTTGGCCGAGGCGAAGGAGCTCCCGCTCCATGAGCTGACGGAACAGTTTCCGATGGGCCGCACGGCGGTATCCAAGCATTTGACCATTCTGAAAGAGGCCGGCCTGGTCGTAGACCGTAAGGTCGGCAGAGAAACGCGGTTCCGGCTGAACGCCGCGCCGCTCCGGGAAATCCAAGATTGGGTAAGTTTCTACAGCCAGTTCTGGAATGCGAATCTGCTGCGCTTAAACCAGTTATTAGAGGAGGAAGAAGAATGA
- a CDS encoding SRPBCC family protein: protein MSMTLTLDFQYKTSMEKLWTALTDSSKLAKWVCNIHTGQAMENNFEPVVGHRFQFRTEPNQWWDGVVEGEVLIVEAPNRLSYTWASGGEKHTVTWTLQELEDGKVNLHLEQAGLSNEQALQGAKFGWTKWCGELEKVVEA, encoded by the coding sequence ATGAGTATGACCTTGACCTTGGATTTTCAGTATAAAACCTCAATGGAGAAGCTGTGGACCGCTTTAACGGATTCCAGCAAGCTTGCCAAGTGGGTGTGCAACATTCATACCGGCCAGGCCATGGAGAATAATTTTGAACCTGTCGTGGGACACCGGTTTCAGTTCCGTACCGAGCCGAACCAATGGTGGGACGGCGTAGTGGAGGGAGAAGTGCTGATCGTGGAGGCGCCAAACCGGCTGTCCTATACGTGGGCGAGCGGGGGAGAGAAGCACACGGTCACCTGGACGCTTCAGGAGCTGGAGGACGGCAAGGTTAACCTTCATCTGGAGCAGGCCGGCCTTTCGAACGAGCAGGCCCTTCAGGGAGCCAAGTTTGGCTGGACCAAATGGTGCGGCGAGCTGGAGAAGGTAGTGGAAGCTTAA
- a CDS encoding VOC family protein — protein sequence MRLNHLNLCVGHLEEARDFFGKVFHFQLVDQKGDAVAVMKDEQEFTLVLSNPVAFGGELPVYPKDFHVGFYVETTEEVDRLCDRLEEAGLVKGERPKRIRDGYTLYFTALGGILFEVTCFIR from the coding sequence ATGAGGCTTAATCATTTGAATTTATGCGTCGGCCATCTGGAGGAGGCTAGGGACTTTTTTGGCAAGGTGTTCCATTTCCAGCTGGTGGACCAGAAGGGGGATGCGGTGGCGGTGATGAAGGATGAGCAGGAGTTTACGCTTGTGCTGAGCAATCCCGTCGCTTTCGGAGGCGAACTTCCCGTATACCCTAAAGATTTTCATGTCGGGTTCTATGTCGAGACGACCGAGGAGGTGGATCGGCTGTGTGACCGTCTCGAAGAGGCCGGACTGGTGAAGGGAGAGCGGCCCAAACGGATAAGGGACGGGTATACGCTGTACTTTACGGCCCTCGGCGGCATTCTGTTTGAGGTGACCTGTTTTATACGGTAG
- a CDS encoding RNA polymerase sigma factor, with amino-acid sequence MTDFETIYNQYFKDVYRFVFSLSRDAAIAEEVTQETFFKALSSIHQFKGHCKIQVWLCQIAKNTYFSYMNKQKRFVVHDTTEASNVNRIEETLLDKEDAFRIHKALHGLEEPYKEVFTLRVFGELSFAQISQIFERTESWSRVTFHRAKRKVQDLLREDE; translated from the coding sequence GTGACCGATTTTGAAACGATATACAATCAATATTTCAAGGATGTTTACCGATTTGTTTTTTCGTTAAGCAGAGATGCGGCCATCGCGGAAGAGGTAACGCAGGAAACTTTTTTTAAAGCATTAAGCAGCATTCATCAATTCAAGGGTCATTGCAAGATCCAGGTGTGGCTTTGCCAAATTGCCAAAAATACATACTTCTCCTATATGAATAAGCAAAAGCGGTTTGTGGTTCATGATACAACCGAAGCATCAAACGTGAACAGGATCGAAGAAACGCTGCTAGATAAGGAAGATGCTTTCAGAATCCATAAAGCCTTGCACGGTTTAGAGGAGCCTTACAAAGAAGTGTTCACTTTGAGGGTGTTTGGAGAACTTTCGTTTGCCCAGATCAGCCAAATCTTTGAGAGGACAGAAAGTTGGTCAAGGGTTACATTCCACCGCGCCAAACGAAAAGTACAAGATCTGCTGAGGGAGGATGAGTAG
- a CDS encoding zf-HC2 domain-containing protein yields MEERACEIIKDLMPLYYDKVCSLESSKWVEEHLAECRSCRLEMDKIKLAIRLPQEVIEQNDREGEALKGIAVLWNRSKAKAFAIGLLGAALLFGGYVGLFQWEVRKVSAGVIELSEVSQLPDGRIAYHAKLTDGYSVNRIKYEMDKDGNFYLTPLRPIIKTKPISETFLNLIDTLDHEKLVYKEKYGDKAEIQAVYFRTSDEDILIWKKGMELKAASDELEAKLRQ; encoded by the coding sequence ATGGAAGAAAGAGCGTGTGAAATTATTAAAGACTTGATGCCCTTGTATTATGATAAGGTGTGCAGCTTGGAAAGCTCCAAGTGGGTGGAAGAGCATCTTGCCGAATGCCGGAGCTGCCGCCTGGAAATGGATAAAATCAAATTAGCTATCCGCTTGCCACAAGAAGTGATAGAACAAAATGATAGAGAGGGAGAGGCCTTAAAAGGGATAGCCGTTCTTTGGAATCGCTCCAAAGCCAAAGCGTTCGCCATCGGACTGCTCGGAGCCGCGCTTCTGTTTGGAGGATATGTGGGTCTGTTTCAATGGGAGGTCAGAAAAGTATCTGCTGGTGTGATTGAGCTTTCCGAGGTGAGTCAATTACCGGACGGCCGAATTGCTTACCATGCCAAATTAACCGACGGGTACAGCGTAAACCGGATAAAATATGAGATGGACAAGGACGGGAACTTTTATTTAACCCCCCTTCGGCCCATCATCAAAACGAAGCCTATATCGGAAACCTTTCTAAATCTGATTGATACCCTTGACCATGAAAAACTGGTCTATAAAGAGAAATACGGCGATAAGGCGGAGATCCAGGCGGTCTATTTCAGAACGTCAGATGAAGATATTCTAATCTGGAAAAAAGGAATGGAATTGAAGGCGGCTAGTGATGAACTAGAAGCAAAGCTCCGTCAATAG
- a CDS encoding ABC transporter permease: MSKAKQPGKSSGTLRLGQLGLLVLLLGVCEALVRSGTVSSLYLPAPVQVMKELGRLFADGGLFKAIGVTLGEFLAGYGLAAAGGMAVGLFLVLVPWAEAFFRPYLSALMAIPKVTIIPLLALWLGIGMTHKISIVFLFCFFTIAINTMTGVKQTADQHLKVARVFEASRAQTIVKVILPSAAPTIFAGLRLSAATGLVGALFGEMLGSKDGLGNILVKATSLYNTPQAFGIVVLVTLVSVLLIGLIDWLERKVFLKWKSTY; the protein is encoded by the coding sequence ATGAGCAAGGCGAAACAGCCGGGGAAGTCCTCGGGGACCCTGCGGCTTGGTCAGCTGGGCCTGCTTGTTCTTTTGCTGGGCGTCTGCGAGGCTCTGGTCCGATCGGGCACGGTAAGCAGCCTCTACCTCCCGGCTCCGGTTCAAGTGATGAAGGAGCTCGGCAGGCTGTTCGCGGACGGCGGCCTATTCAAGGCGATTGGCGTTACGCTTGGCGAATTCCTGGCCGGCTACGGCCTGGCGGCGGCCGGGGGGATGGCGGTCGGGCTGTTCCTGGTGCTTGTGCCCTGGGCGGAAGCGTTCTTCCGGCCGTATCTTTCGGCCCTGATGGCCATTCCGAAGGTGACCATCATCCCGCTTCTCGCGCTCTGGCTCGGGATTGGGATGACGCATAAAATTTCGATTGTGTTCTTGTTTTGTTTCTTTACGATAGCCATCAATACGATGACGGGTGTGAAGCAGACGGCGGACCAGCATCTGAAGGTCGCCCGAGTATTTGAGGCGAGCCGAGCCCAGACGATTGTCAAGGTCATTCTCCCCTCGGCGGCCCCGACGATCTTTGCCGGTCTGCGCCTCTCGGCGGCCACGGGGCTTGTCGGGGCGCTTTTCGGGGAAATGCTGGGCTCCAAGGACGGCCTTGGCAACATTCTCGTCAAAGCGACGTCCCTCTACAATACCCCGCAGGCCTTCGGGATCGTGGTGCTGGTCACGCTGGTGTCAGTGCTCTTGATCGGGCTGATCGATTGGCTGGAGCGCAAAGTGTTTTTGAAGTGGAAATCCACCTACTAG
- a CDS encoding helix-turn-helix domain-containing protein, translating to MQPLNQPSDKGILKAEEGFKHFALARFEPDARLSSFLEHYWVVRWDLRGQAPYRQTILSYPNVNLSFEREKGGTFAGLYGIPKATYTRHLEGEGQVLGMKFRPGGFYPFWEKPVSLLTGEIVPLEAVFGEEARGLAERLFALDSEEARVRAAEQFLLDRLPAADPDMELVQAVLQRVIENRSMVRVEDMAAGFGLSTRSLQRLFHRYVGVTPKWVIQRYRLQEAAELMEKGTSPDWARLSLDLGYYDQAHFSKDFKAMIGKSPQDYVKEASFS from the coding sequence TTGCAGCCTCTTAACCAACCGTCCGACAAAGGCATCCTGAAAGCCGAGGAAGGCTTTAAGCATTTTGCGCTGGCCCGGTTTGAGCCGGATGCGCGTCTCTCTTCTTTCCTCGAGCATTATTGGGTCGTCCGCTGGGATTTGCGGGGACAAGCCCCGTACCGGCAGACCATCCTTTCTTACCCGAACGTGAACTTGTCCTTTGAGCGGGAGAAGGGCGGAACGTTCGCGGGCCTCTACGGCATCCCGAAGGCCACCTATACGCGGCACCTGGAAGGAGAAGGGCAGGTCCTCGGGATGAAATTCCGCCCGGGCGGCTTCTACCCGTTCTGGGAGAAGCCGGTCTCTCTGCTTACGGGCGAGATCGTCCCCTTGGAGGCGGTGTTCGGGGAGGAGGCACGCGGGCTGGCCGAGCGCTTGTTTGCGCTCGACAGCGAGGAAGCCCGGGTCCGGGCCGCCGAGCAATTCCTGCTGGACCGCCTGCCGGCCGCGGACCCGGACATGGAGCTCGTGCAGGCGGTCCTGCAGAGGGTCATCGAGAACCGGAGCATGGTGCGGGTCGAGGACATGGCGGCCGGCTTCGGGCTCAGCACGCGGTCGCTGCAGAGGCTGTTCCACCGGTACGTAGGGGTGACCCCGAAGTGGGTCATCCAGCGGTACCGGCTCCAGGAGGCGGCCGAGCTCATGGAGAAGGGAACCTCCCCGGACTGGGCTCGTTTGTCCCTCGACCTCGGGTATTACGACCAGGCCCATTTCAGCAAGGACTTCAAGGCCATGATCGGCAAATCCCCACAGGATTATGTTAAGGAAGCCAGTTTTTCCTGA
- a CDS encoding ABC transporter substrate-binding protein: MPITNLRRMAASLAFLALLAGCANGEAATEKAASSKAAGETPKLEKIRYAPLSGVSGLAVSFGAEKGFFKEEGLDVEFISTKDPIAGLTSKDIDVVDVATTTAIVAAGKGAPIKIVSSMFRTKGPFYLIASPNIKSIEDLKGKKVGVGVFGSGLDVYTRVILQKHGLTDKDVTLVANGAQQAAYASLETKQVDATIIHEPFASLVEKEGKGKLLATGWDYLPTFHTGVLAARNGILEEKPELVKKLIRAYFKSQEYAKSHPEEYKAYYLKNSPIDPEVLDKALKREEGLWENKPDVDIQSLQDTQKIQKELGFQDQIYDLDKILDLRFLPAK; the protein is encoded by the coding sequence ATGCCAATCACCAACCTACGCCGCATGGCCGCTTCCTTAGCGTTCCTCGCCCTTCTGGCGGGATGTGCCAACGGGGAGGCGGCAACCGAGAAGGCGGCTTCCTCCAAGGCGGCGGGAGAAACGCCGAAGCTGGAGAAGATCCGATACGCTCCGCTCTCCGGAGTCAGCGGCTTGGCGGTATCGTTCGGCGCGGAAAAAGGATTTTTCAAGGAGGAGGGGCTGGACGTCGAATTCATCTCGACCAAGGACCCAATCGCCGGGCTAACGAGTAAAGATATTGACGTGGTCGATGTCGCAACGACGACGGCCATCGTAGCCGCAGGCAAGGGGGCGCCGATCAAAATTGTTTCCTCGATGTTCCGCACCAAGGGACCGTTCTATCTGATCGCCTCCCCGAACATCAAGAGCATAGAAGACCTCAAAGGGAAAAAGGTCGGCGTGGGCGTATTCGGCAGCGGCCTCGACGTCTATACGAGGGTTATCCTCCAGAAGCACGGGCTGACCGACAAGGATGTGACGCTCGTGGCTAACGGGGCCCAGCAGGCGGCCTATGCCAGCCTCGAAACGAAGCAGGTAGACGCCACGATTATCCATGAGCCTTTCGCTTCCCTCGTAGAGAAAGAAGGCAAAGGCAAGCTTCTCGCAACGGGGTGGGACTACCTGCCTACGTTCCATACCGGCGTGCTCGCCGCACGGAACGGAATCCTGGAGGAGAAGCCGGAGCTCGTCAAGAAGCTGATCCGGGCGTACTTCAAGTCCCAGGAATACGCGAAAAGCCATCCCGAAGAATACAAGGCCTATTACCTGAAGAACAGCCCCATCGATCCCGAGGTGCTGGACAAGGCCTTGAAGCGGGAGGAAGGGCTGTGGGAGAACAAGCCGGATGTGGACATCCAGTCGCTCCAGGACACCCAGAAGATCCAGAAGGAATTGGGCTTCCAGGATCAGATCTATGACCTGGACAAAATTCTCGATCTCCGGTTCCTGCCTGCCAAATAG
- a CDS encoding TetR/AcrR family transcriptional regulator, with product MARKRTRPPLELIGPEDNEGLHTPLSRARITQAALQLLNERGLKELSMRKVADALSVQTASLYYHVQGKDQLLQLLTDKISSEMDWPDPSLPWKVQLLSWGEQFRQVLGRYRDAAELFQATIGLGYHRLTQIEKLYHMLAEAGFPDPQIPWIASMLKSYVLGFVAEETRFATAATDSASTPDQLSEQYNEFYSRLSPEQFPHLIRLAPYTVNTDWQQEFDFGFRVLLDGLSQKLASDRS from the coding sequence ATGGCGAGAAAACGAACCCGGCCGCCGCTCGAGCTGATCGGCCCGGAAGACAACGAAGGCCTGCATACCCCGTTAAGCCGGGCAAGGATTACGCAAGCCGCCCTTCAGTTATTGAATGAGCGGGGGCTGAAGGAGTTAAGCATGCGGAAAGTAGCGGATGCCTTATCGGTTCAAACCGCTTCTCTGTATTACCATGTTCAAGGAAAAGACCAGCTGCTCCAGCTGCTGACCGATAAAATAAGCTCCGAAATGGATTGGCCGGATCCCTCCTTGCCGTGGAAAGTACAGCTCCTGAGCTGGGGAGAGCAGTTTCGGCAAGTGCTCGGGCGGTACCGGGATGCCGCGGAGCTTTTTCAAGCCACCATCGGACTCGGCTACCACCGGCTTACTCAGATCGAGAAGCTGTATCATATGCTGGCGGAAGCGGGATTTCCGGACCCGCAGATCCCCTGGATCGCCTCTATGCTGAAAAGCTATGTGCTGGGCTTCGTGGCCGAGGAAACGCGGTTTGCCACTGCCGCCACCGACAGCGCCTCCACCCCCGATCAGCTCAGTGAGCAGTATAACGAGTTCTACAGCCGCCTCTCCCCCGAGCAGTTCCCGCATCTCATCCGATTGGCCCCTTACACGGTGAACACCGATTGGCAGCAGGAATTCGATTTTGGATTCCGCGTCCTGCTTGACGGGCTTTCCCAGAAGCTCGCATCCGATCGGTCATGA
- a CDS encoding ABC transporter ATP-binding protein has protein sequence MAGFAVRGVSKIYEGPEPTVTLQDIHLTIEPGEFVCLLGPSGCGKSTLLELLAGLQAPTEGEVLLDGTKLQGPSRKLGVVFQDPSLFPWRTIEQNVGLGLELAGVGKAERKERVQAFLEMVGLQGFGGKYPHQLSGGMKQRAGIARALVGSPEILLMDEPFGAVDHLTRLQLQSDLLRIWQEAKKTVVFVTHDVSEAVFLADRIVLLSPRPGRIQRIFPITLPRPRKLDDLNLLKIQNDIYSAIYDVKTEEDLEFTI, from the coding sequence ATGGCCGGTTTTGCTGTTCGCGGCGTATCCAAAATCTATGAAGGACCCGAGCCGACGGTCACGCTTCAGGACATTCACCTGACGATCGAGCCAGGCGAATTTGTCTGTCTCCTCGGGCCGAGCGGCTGCGGCAAAAGCACCCTGCTGGAGCTGCTCGCCGGGCTGCAAGCTCCTACGGAGGGCGAGGTGCTGCTGGACGGGACCAAGCTTCAGGGGCCGAGCCGCAAGCTGGGAGTGGTTTTCCAGGATCCGTCCCTGTTTCCGTGGCGCACCATCGAGCAGAATGTCGGCCTCGGCTTGGAGCTGGCGGGCGTGGGCAAGGCCGAACGAAAGGAACGCGTTCAGGCGTTCCTGGAGATGGTGGGGCTGCAGGGCTTCGGTGGCAAATACCCGCATCAGCTGTCCGGCGGCATGAAGCAGCGCGCGGGAATTGCCCGGGCCCTGGTCGGCAGCCCGGAAATTCTCTTGATGGACGAGCCGTTCGGGGCGGTCGACCATCTGACCCGGCTCCAGCTGCAGAGCGACCTGCTCCGCATCTGGCAGGAAGCGAAGAAGACGGTCGTGTTCGTCACGCACGATGTCTCGGAGGCGGTGTTCCTCGCCGACCGCATCGTCCTGCTTTCCCCGCGTCCCGGACGCATCCAGCGCATCTTCCCGATCACGCTTCCGCGTCCGCGCAAACTGGACGACCTGAACCTGCTCAAGATTCAGAACGACATCTATTCCGCCATCTACGACGTAAAGACCGAGGAGGATCTCGAATTTACGATCTGA
- a CDS encoding sulfurtransferase — protein MAISSNRVSREWVVRQLNQNAGGFSIADVRFHPDDPDYGHRVYRENHLPGAVFVDLKRDLTDPAGTHGGRSPLPSVERLADLFGRLGFERSKPIVVYDDDLRPEAARLWWILRYLGHEQVYILEGGYSGWAAAGLPVTEAETNPAPASFVPEVQAERLADVETVRTAVARGTAALVDSRDRRQFLGEAAPYDPVAGRIPGAVHAFWKDGVNEEGGWKSPEAQRLRFSLLDQEQDVIVYCGSGLSACPNVLALEEAGFRRVKLYAGSWSDWISYADHPVATGEE, from the coding sequence ATGGCTATATCATCCAATCGGGTAAGCCGGGAATGGGTCGTCCGGCAGCTGAACCAGAACGCCGGAGGGTTCTCCATAGCGGATGTCCGCTTTCATCCGGATGATCCCGACTATGGACATAGGGTTTATAGGGAGAATCACCTGCCGGGGGCCGTCTTTGTGGACTTGAAACGAGACTTGACGGACCCGGCGGGAACGCATGGGGGACGAAGTCCCCTGCCTTCAGTGGAGCGGCTCGCGGACTTATTCGGCCGGCTCGGATTCGAGCGCAGCAAGCCGATCGTCGTCTATGACGACGACCTGCGGCCGGAGGCGGCCCGTTTGTGGTGGATTCTCCGCTATCTGGGCCACGAACAGGTCTATATTCTAGAAGGCGGCTACAGCGGCTGGGCGGCGGCGGGCCTGCCGGTCACGGAAGCGGAGACTAACCCGGCTCCCGCGAGCTTCGTGCCGGAGGTCCAAGCCGAACGGCTGGCCGACGTCGAAACGGTAAGAACGGCCGTAGCCCGCGGCACCGCCGCCCTCGTGGATTCCAGGGACCGCCGGCAGTTTCTCGGAGAGGCGGCGCCCTATGATCCCGTGGCGGGCCGCATCCCCGGCGCGGTACACGCCTTTTGGAAGGATGGGGTCAACGAAGAGGGCGGGTGGAAGTCTCCCGAGGCACAGCGGCTGCGCTTCTCGCTGCTGGACCAGGAGCAGGACGTGATCGTCTATTGCGGCTCCGGGTTATCTGCTTGTCCGAACGTACTGGCTCTGGAGGAAGCGGGCTTCCGCCGCGTAAAGCTGTACGCCGGAAGCTGGAGCGACTGGATCTCCTACGCGGACCATCCGGTTGCGACGGGAGAAGAGTAA
- a CDS encoding NADPH-dependent F420 reductase, which translates to MKIAIIGSGRMGGTLGRKWAEHGHAVMFGSRDPESERVLSLLKSAPRAKAGTVQEAASFGDVLVLAVPPEEVERTLGLAGDLKDKILINLTNRYDGLSADSEVIRLAPKARVVRAFHTLPWEVLANPQFGAAEATAFLSGEDSEAKEVAACLARDIGLDPVDIGGAAEMKELEAVNARLWGLLSPRYGRDYGLRILRRHAEGN; encoded by the coding sequence ATGAAGATTGCCATCATCGGATCAGGCCGGATGGGAGGAACCTTGGGGAGAAAATGGGCGGAGCACGGCCATGCCGTCATGTTCGGCTCCCGCGATCCGGAAAGCGAAAGAGTCCTTTCCCTGCTGAAATCGGCACCTCGGGCGAAGGCCGGAACGGTCCAGGAAGCCGCTTCCTTCGGGGATGTCCTCGTACTGGCCGTTCCGCCGGAAGAGGTAGAGCGCACCCTCGGGTTGGCGGGGGATCTCAAGGATAAAATCCTGATCAATCTCACCAATCGGTACGACGGCCTGTCGGCTGACTCCGAGGTAATCCGGCTGGCTCCGAAAGCGCGGGTGGTCCGGGCTTTCCATACTCTCCCCTGGGAGGTGCTGGCCAACCCGCAATTCGGAGCCGCGGAAGCGACGGCTTTCCTGAGCGGTGAGGATTCCGAGGCGAAGGAAGTGGCAGCCTGTCTGGCACGGGATATCGGCCTCGATCCGGTGGATATCGGGGGGGCTGCCGAGATGAAGGAGCTCGAAGCTGTCAACGCCCGCCTGTGGGGGCTTCTTTCTCCGCGGTATGGGCGTGATTATGGTCTGCGAATCCTGCGGCGCCATGCGGAGGGGAACTGA
- a CDS encoding MerR family transcriptional regulator: MYTIRQAAEMTGFSPDTLRYYEKIGLVESPERGPGGVRSYSSHQVQRLASLHCLKKTGLSLEEMKEFLEEGQCLANRRSGWSEDEIRLIRSRSRILAKHLRSMEKQREEMNTIIEQTKEKLRFYEERLPTEQEEEREGSL, translated from the coding sequence GTGTATACGATCCGTCAGGCGGCGGAAATGACGGGGTTCAGCCCCGACACCTTGAGGTATTACGAGAAGATCGGGTTGGTGGAGTCTCCGGAAAGAGGGCCGGGCGGGGTGCGTTCCTACAGCTCCCATCAAGTTCAGCGGCTGGCCTCCCTGCACTGTCTTAAGAAGACCGGACTTTCTCTGGAGGAGATGAAGGAGTTTCTGGAGGAAGGTCAATGTCTCGCCAACCGCAGGTCGGGATGGAGCGAGGACGAGATTCGGTTGATACGCAGCCGCAGCCGAATTTTGGCTAAGCATTTGCGGAGCATGGAGAAGCAGCGGGAAGAGATGAATACGATCATCGAGCAAACGAAAGAGAAGCTGCGCTTCTATGAAGAGCGATTACCAACCGAACAAGAGGAAGAAAGAGAGGGATCCCTATGA